From the Fusarium oxysporum Fo47 chromosome X, complete sequence genome, the window agCCAGCTCCCGCTATTCTCGACCCTGGAATCGCATAGTCTCTTAAACATTTCTCTGTTTGTTTCGAGCTCCTTTTCATCAATACCAAGcttttcttttatcttaGACAAGTTTGCCTTTTTCGTCGTGTCCTGTGCTCGCTTGGTCTCTGCCTGCTGTAACGTGGTGATTTTGCTGGCAATCTCTTCGGTCCACTTTCCAGTCTCGAAGACCTTTGCAAGAATAATCGATACTTCATGTCTGCTTTCCAGAGCTACTTCTAGTGTCAAAGTCGCCTCGATGGACTGTTGGCCATGGATGGCCTGTCTAAACTTCCTCAATTCAATGCTGAGCCCCGAATCATCGTCTAGCAATGCTTTCTTGACGTTGGACTTGAACTTGCTCCATTTGCTATTGGGGTCTTGAAGTGTTATGACCAAGGCGCAAATATCAACTAGACTGATCAACGTGATATGAATTGCACGAGTCAAGTCGGTGTCAATTTTTCTGAACTGCTCGATCCGTTCGTAAATCCTGAATTGACTCAGGGAGGGTGCCACGACGGCGAAGACCTCATCAATTGCTTCATGGAATTCGCGTATCTTTTTAGGGGCTTCAAGGAGGATACTCATGGCATTAAACACCACAGTTGCCGGTTGGAAAACCTGTTCAGGTGTCAATGGCTCGAAGGCTCAATCGGGTCGAAGCCTGGTTACCACGCTGGCACCTTGTGCAGCTATACCACCAAGGAGTTTCAGGCATTCAAGGATATTCAGACCTATGTCCTTTTTGTGTTTCAGCGTATTTGCGGCGTCAATATCTGTAGTAGGATCTGTTCGCGATTCTATCTGTTTTCGTACGTCGTCTATTGTCATTGGAGGCTTTCGATTCAGGCCTTTTCCGGTACGAGCCAGAAATCGCTCAGCTGCTTCATCCCATAACTGTTCCATGGTTAAATCTTCCTTGCCtgatgaagccatgatgCAGGATGATGATTGAAGGGCTTCAACAACTTAAGGGGTGAAGGCCAAGAGTTGCAGGCAGCGGGTAAAGAAAATAGAGTTGTAGATGTTTCTTGAACAAAGGACTGTCATCTATGCACGGTCTTTAACAGATTGACCCGAAATACAAGATCAAGCTGCCCCCGACTTGCATGGTTGTTATGAGGGAAATTTTGTACCTTTAGCCTCAAAGCCCCTAACCAACGGTCTTGCGAGCTCCCACACAGCCAGAGGGTGGTCAGACTTCTCGATTCCGGTCGGATGCATTCAGCTCTAACCAGGAACTATGCTGCACCTGATAAGGAGTTATTACGCAAAATAGTGACAGCCTGGTTCGGCTTACCTGAACGGGTAGTCTGAGCCGTCAGCTGACTGTCTTGTTCCCTGTAGGTGCATGACTTCGCGAAAGTTGTTACTGGGGAGTGGAAAACGTAATCTTAGGCGCCCAGTTCGATGTTTTTCGCGCCTCTCATTTTTGGGCTCTCTGGAAAGTGAAAACTATTACACAAATGCTTGATATACATAACAAGGCCTTGCAATCCTAGCAATCAGCATGGCTTGGAGATCAAGCCATAGGTAGCGTACAGGAGACAGAGCAAACATATCCTGCGTCGAAATTCCCTCACCAGAGTAGATAAATCTTAGAAGAGTTGGTTCATGGAGACTTGGACTGACTTCACAACTGTTGAGTGGAGTTGAATGCAGTTTTCCGACCGCCATTCGTTTGATCCAAGTCGACTGTAGATGTTGTACGAATAAAAGTTCAATTCCAATTCATAACTGTGACTGAGGTATCTGCGCTAAATCCAACATGATAACAAATAACCGAGAACGCCATTTTGACACAAAACTTCAGTAGCCAGCCGAGTTTCACAAAATGCCTTCCCAATCCTGCGCCGGGGTATAGAAACCATGCCTCATCACTCATAGATCCCGGTGGCATGTATAACGTCGAgatcaagttcaagaaaaCGAAACATTAAAAAGGTATCACACTTGACGTTAGAAAGAAAGTTTAAGCCGTGCTAAACTCATGCTCATGCATGGGGGGAACATGAACGCGGTTCAACGATTTAAGAGCGACATTCGCGCGATGTCTCTTTGAAGAAATGATCGGCTTCGAGCTTCGCGTTTGGCGTAGAGAAGACCGCAGACGTTGCAGAGAGTATGAGACCCGAAAGGGCCTTCTCGCCACATTGGAGTCTCTTTGATGAAGCATGATGTGCAGCATGGAGTTGGCTCATGTAATCTTGGTGACTTCTGCATATCTCGttagaaagaaaaagacatTCTGGTGGAAATGAGTGACATACCGAATGCCGCCTCAGCCTGTTACGCCACGTGCGGGCTTCATAGGTATCCTTGAGGCTAGCTTTAGTAGATCTCGACCGGATTGAACGTGCTGACGCGGCGGTTGATCTGAGAGATGAAGTGCGCGAAGCAGCCTTCAACTGGAGATGAGTATCTCTCTCTTGCTTCGCAGCCAAAGGACTCGGAATAGCTGCATTTTGAAACAAAGCGACCTCACAAAGAGGTAGACCATTACGTTGGACGTCCTGGATGCTAGGTCGGATCTGGAAGAGGTTAGTCTGTGTCACCGGCAACAGGTCAGCAAATACGCGTAGAGGGAACTCACGTGTCGAGGCGATTTTCTCAGCGAAAGTAAGGAACATCGTCGGGGCGGGAAAAGGTTAGGTTCAGGGAGATCAACGGGACAAGGATGGTGAGCACGATCTCTTCGCCGCCGAATTGGCTTTGCCGTTTTGGCGAGTGTCTGCTGTCGGTGTTTCATGGTGGAACAGGAACTGGACACATTTGAAAGGGGGCAGTTGAGAGGGGAAGTCCGATCTTGAGACTGAAGGGAGAAGTTAGGGATCGAGGCGGTACTAATACCCCTCTGAGGCGCTTGCTAAAGTTAGAGCGAAGATTGCCCCAGAGGAACCCTTGTAGATCACTACGCGATTGGGCCTGGACTGTGCAGAGACCCTGATTCAGGGTCCATCCGCGGATCCGGAGGAAACCTACCGAGTGGCCTCATGGGGCCATTGAGAATCACCAACAAGACTGCATTTTCATAACGGGGAAAAGGAAATCCGATGTTTCTCAGCATCCAATTCATTCAACTCTCCATTTAAACTTTGGCCAACAGTCTATCGCACTGTTCTCTCAACTGTTCAGGACTCGCCCACTCCCTTGTTTACCTTTGCTTTTTCCTCTCAAACCTTGAGACGTCTCACCCGCTCGGACACTGTCCCTCGGAGCAACCTGGCGTGACAGTAAGCCCGTTTCCACAGTTCCTTGCATGGCGCCTTGGCCTCTGTGCCGTGTCTGTCTACGATTGATAGATAAGACTGGTCCCCCGTCCTGCTTGCAACATTGATTAGAATCGATTTCGTCTCAAAGAGTTGCAACCCTCGTTTACCGACGCGTAAGCCACGGCGCGGTACTCCTCGCACCTATTAAATGCTAGACACAGGACAAAATGGGCGGATGACCTGTCTGGTGTGTGGTACAGTGTAATCTTTGCTGCAAGTCGCTTGCGCAGATAATCAGATGGTTTGTTCTCACTGTGTCGACCTTCCCCCGCTCCAGAGTCGGCATTTGAGCTGAAAGAAGCTCCCGTCAGCCAATTGAGGGGTAAAAAGTCAGATGTCAGAGTTACCCTGAACTCCGCACCTATCCGGAATCCGTTAAGGTCAGGTAATGCTAATGTGGAACGGGACTGGCGATGCGACGTCGTACTGTAGGACGGTAGCAAATGGAAATTTAAAAGATCAGAGGACGACTCCGGAGGTGATGTGAAAGGTGTGATTGGTTATGTTTTCTGATGCGATTTTGACATCACGGTTGCTGTTGGGAGGGACCTTTGTTAGTGAGCTGCCAAACAGTTCGCGATTGGATGCAATTATTATCTTGACAACGCTCCTCTTCTGCTATTACCGGAAAAAATTGCTGAAATGGGTTTAGTATTTTCTTTAAACTTTATTTGCTCCGAACACTCCTGATATGTTGCCTGGTTTCCTGATCTCCAATGCGCCATCAGTTTCTTTCATGATTATGACGCTCGAACGCTGCAATAAAAAAATGTGAATGTTTCCTCTCCTGCCCATGCATGCCGTGCCTTTGCAAATGCACCTGCCAAGAGTGAGGGGCAGTGAGGTATCATTGGGGGCCGCTTGGCAGGGTATAAGAGGATATGAGGTTGAATGGTCATCGCAGTCCTGCTGAATGAGAATCCTCCGTTGAGACCTTTGTAGACCACGACGATGCGTCAGAAACAGAGTCGCATCCAAACTCCCTCTCTAATAAGAACGACCGGGCCTTTTCCTCCCTCTTAGCGTACAGCAATCCACAGACGTTGCAGAGGGTACGACGTCCTGATGGTCCAGACCTCCATTTCGGCGTCTCGGTTACATGACAGAACTCGCAAGACCTTGTATGATCCGACGCCTTGGGTGCTTTGTGTTCCCGCGCGCAGGGACAAGAAATAGTAGCCTGTCGCGACGGCGATCGGCGTGTGGTGGAGTGGTGCTTGTGCTTACTCCGCCAACCCTCGGGACTCTTGTACTTCCGCTTGGAGCTGCTCTTCCGCGGCGGCTCTATAAGCTCTGGCTCTGCGGTTTCAATACTACGCGCATATTGGCATGGCATGATCTTAAACCTTGGCTTGAAAGCTTTTCGATCCTTAGCGAGCGTGGACGGGATCGTCGCGGTCTGGAATAAGGGGACTTCGCAAAGCGGCCGGCCGAAACGCTCGGGATCGAATTGGAAATTCTGGATCACGTGAGTAAACACATTTTGCGCAGAACATGTAAGTTACCCACGTCCTGCTTGGTCGTAAGAGTTGTTACAGGAATGAGAGAGTTATGCAGAGGGCAGGACATTGTGGTATTTTTAATCTGGTCCACAGCCTTTACGGCCCCAAAGGGAGACTTTTTTGGAGTTTCGATCTCGAGGGGAAGCTTTTTTTGCAGGCATCGTGAATTTCTATATAATCTCTCCAGCGATCGGAAAACTGACGTTGATATGATGTAATCTTTGACGCACAACGTCCCGAGAACCCTGACGGAGCATTTACCCCAAATGGCTTAGGTGTGCGGGTTCCCCTGACTGTTTGTTCGGAGCGAGCTGGCTTTAGCGGTTTAGTGTTTTGTGACAGGATGCTTGGCGTGTTGGTTATCTGTTCTTGGTGTCGTGTGATGGGATTCGTGTATCATTCTCGTCAGAATCCTATGACATGTTGAAGGACATTGCAAATTCCCTTTGGGTTATCCCCATGGAGAACTTTTGCACTAGGTATTCGGGTATTTGGTGTGTTATGATGTGCATTCGCGTGCACGAGAATAGTTCCATTTTGTTGTGGATCAAAGGTTGAAAATTGTACCCAGTCAGGTTGTTCCTTCATGCGTACTCCACGCACATGATCGGCAGAAAACGATGCAGAAATAGAAGCAGCCTCTGATGACTTAGAATTCTCTCTGATTCTGATTATTctctttatttctttttctcctttctatatttctttctttttgatCATCGAAAAGTGACAACTGGTGTTGAGAGATGAACGGTGGGGCCCAAGAAGTCAAACTCTGTTGCCTGTCTGTGTGTCACAGCGGGGAGCAAATGCTCCGAGGCAATCAGCAGCTTTTTTTGTTGGTGGTCTTGTTTTCGCAAACAAATGATTGGCTTATCAGCCAGACCCACAGTTCAACCCTACCCTGTAATGATCAACTCACATGGGAGGAAAATTGACTTGAGCTCCtggtgaagagagaaatgGTTACTAAGTCTTTACGTTAACACTGAGGATATGATAATTCCATGCATATGGCGTAGGGCAGCGTACGTACTAAGTCAGTAGATCGGTTCTCGGCCAGAGAGATAGGCACCGCCAAATAAGAATAACATCTTGAAGAATGACATCTTAAAACAATGTTTTACCCGATTAAACTCTATGCCTAGGTCTGACAATTGTGGCGTGCAAAGGAAATACCAGTCCAGGAAAGGCAAGATCATAGAATTAGCATACATTTGAGAACCAGTAAAAATTAAAACGTGCAATCTGAGAGCCATCACCTTGCTGGGCtctttataagttatattgGCCGGGACAGCCACTGTTCCGGCGAAAACAACTGAAAACAATACGATCTGCTGTCTACTTCTCCCAAACACGATTGGGGTACAACTGGCACTCAGTTGAACTCAAGTTACACACGATGGCTCTTTGCGTCCCGTTGGATTTAGCCTCCGAGGTGAATTTTAAGATGATGCCCACGAAATATCACTCCTACCTTGGCGCCCAAGTCGTCAGACAATGTTTGTGACCAGTATCTCTGGAGAGCTTACAAGCCGTAATTGGAGCAGAAATCGTATAAAACAGTGTAAATGCCCTTATTTCTAAACTTGCATGTTTATTTTTAGTGATGTTCGTCGATGGCTAGGTAAGTGGCGCACAGCGGGTTAATACAGCTCCGGGGTCCGGACGCACCAATCACAACGGCATCACGACCCCATCACGACGCCAATCAATTCACCAAACAACATCAAAACTCATAATCATAGCATCCGGGTTGTGTAATTGGGAGATCCGGACCTCAGCATCACCTGGCTTGATAGTACGCCAAACGACAAGTAGCCTCATGGAGTCGACTGACCAGCCGGAAAAGGCTTTAGAAATACCGCAATTTACAGGCCATGGCGAAGGTTACACTGATCGTAGGCTCATCTGAAGGACTTGACGATGCAGCGCTGATACTTGTCAACAGCCTTACCGCCCTCTGAACATACATATGACCAAAATGGACTGGCAACGGAATTTGACAATATATCTGGTGTAACCCAACACGCCTTTCCGATACTTCAACAAGACAATGGTGATTTTGAAGGTCAAAACCGCTTCTCTTGGCAGCCACAAGACCTCACCCAATCATCATTTGATGCTACTACGTTCTCATTAGAGAACCCGACCCAGCCTCTCGACTGGCCCTGGCAAACGTTGCCATCGTCCTGGTCTCTGCAGCACCAAAACCAGGATATCTGGCCACATCACCTTGAAGCCGGGCTAGGCGAGGTGCCGCCAATATGGGAATTAGGTCAGGGCACCGTCAGGGCACTCCAGCTCCCACCCAATGTTCAGATACAGCCAAATTGTCTCCCGCGCCGAAGAAGTCGATACCTCCGTAACTCGGCCCTACCGATGGTTTCAGGATCCAACCCAGTACAAATATCAGGCTCTGGCACCTTGGTAGAAAGTGCAATGGACCCGATACAGCGATGGCGAAACTCGCCCCCGGAGACTGAGGCAGCCTCCTTAGTCGCTATTGCAGACGCATTAAGGAATAACCCGCTTCGGGCCCCGGCATCAAACAGCACAGGTAGCCTGAATAGTCGCCGGATGGACGTCCGACCGGGCTCAACGGTGAGCTTTACTAGCGGCTCAAGCCTGTCCTCAGGCTCTGCTACTTCTGCAAGTTCTGTGGCCCGACGCGGCCGCGTGTCGAAACGAACCCGACCGAATGCAGCAAAGGGCAAAGCAGCGGAGAAGAGAAAATTCCCTTGTACATTTTGTTGCGACTCTTTCAAGAGTAAGTTCGACTGGGCACGCCACGAGCAGTCGCTACATCTCAGTACCAAGGGATGGCGATGCGCGCCATATGGTAGCGTTGTGATATTAGCCGCCACCGGACTCAGCAGCTGTGCGTACTGCGGTCTTGCAGATCCGACACCGACACATATGGAAGATCATGATATTAATCTATGCAGACAAAGCCAGATTTATAGCAGGAAGGATCACTTGATTCAGCACCTAAGGTGTATACACCATGTGCAGGATCCTCCGCCGATAGAGTCATGGAAGGTCGAGGGGCCACCAGTGGCATCTAACTGTGGCTTCTGTGATCTACGTATGGAATCTTGGCAGGAACGCACAGACCATTTAGTGTCACACTTCCGCAAGGGCAAGACGATGGAAGATTGGAGGGGAGATCATGGCTTTGAGCCTGGAATCGCGGCTCAGGTCACGAATGCTATCCCTCCGTATTTAATTGCCTCTGAGTCAAGGACCTATGCTCCATTCTCGGCAGCCGCTCCGAACCCTACAACAGCAGAGCATGTACAGCAGATAACAAGGTCCGCTGAGGAAAGCTTCGAAGCTTGGAATGGATTGGAGATGCCACCCAAGGCAGGAGAACCTATGATGTCCCTCCAAGATAAATCGTTTCCTGAGCTGTTTGCTTTCCACCTTGGTCGCTTTGCGCAGCATCAGATGAGGCTCGGGATTATCCCTACTGATAAGATGTTCCAAGATGAAGCTAGAAGGTTACAATTCGGCACGGTAGACCCGCTGGATGACACGGTCGCCGACAACGAAGAGTGGCTGGCTCGTTTTCGTAACCAACATCTCGGGGACTCAGCAGGCAATCGGGATAGCCAAGAATGAGCGGAAGCGGCATGAGGCGAGATTGAGTAGCATATATGTCACTTGCTATTGTTTAGGGCTGCTACCTCTTCTTTTGTTTGACAATTACTCCTCATGAATTCTCACGCCTTGAAAATTATAACAAAGCAATAATCTATCAGTCTCTGAATACACGGCTAAATCTAATCACACCAGCTCATAAGAGACTCTCGATATGCCTTGCTGCCTCTTCACCTTCCTTACTCTAATCTTTCCTACCAAAGCTGTGCTCCTCACATGGGTTCCACCGCACATATAAGCACCCTCACCATCAATCTCTACAGCTCTCACTAGTCCACCTTGACCGTCAGAATCCTCTGGCATTGTCCAAGATTTGGCTTCGAGCTCCTCTCTTGACCACCAGTGGACGTTTATTGAACGATCGTCATTGACTATTTGATTCGCAAGTTgctcaatctcctccttcCTATCTCCCGGGATGATCCCTTGGAAGTCAACAAATGCAGTGCCGGGGTAGTGCTGTGCTTTGACCTCTCGCAGATCTGGTATTCCTAGTCTTCGTATGGCTGAAGCGAGGACGTGACCAGCGTCATGAATCTGTGAATGGAGTTTTCGCGCGTCCTTGTTGATCTCCTGAGTTACAAGCGTCTGTTCTTCAAAAGGGGCCCCAGAGTATGTGCCAAGATGCATGATCGTTCCAGACGGGAGCTTCTGCACAGACGTGACAGTGAAGATTGACGACTGGTCGCGGGAGGTCATGGTCCCAGTATCGCTCGGTTGACCACCGCCTTTGGCATAGAAAATAGTAGAATTTGTGATGACGAGAAATAGGCCATCCGAAGCATCTTTGAACACCTTGTTGATAGAATTATCCCAGTCAGCATATGGGATACTGGCTAAGACGGTCGTTTCCATGACGTGTTGAGTCTCATCGCGATGATAGACCGCCTCAGTATGCCCAAACTACCAGCAGGTTAATTAGACACTTTTTCTATTGACAGACTCATCAGAAATGCTTACTCTGTCCATTGTGTGGGAATATTCTCTTAATAGACGAAGTTACGACACGACGAGTGTTTCTGAGCGCAGATGGATATACCGGGTATACTGCTTGAGGTTCCCATGTCGGCGATCTGGGGATTATATAGCAAATAAATAGCTGTCTTACTGTCCAGGGCTCATGTTGACTTGCGATATGTATTTCATAATTGAGGGACGCTCAAGATGACAACCGGGGTTGCCGCAATAACTAGGTAGGCTAGGATGCAGCAAAAGGTGCGACGCCCTTTTTGGTGGGCCAAATGAAACTTTTTTCTCTCCGTTCACACCCCCTCTTTGTATGCCATCGGTGACACTGCAATCACATAGTTAAAAACACCAACCCTAGAGGCAATTGTTCTAGAACTAACTGCATCTTATCTTGGGTCGGCTTTACGCTTCACTTTCCCACTGCCTGTATTTAAATTCCTGTCTTTTCTTCCCGCATCCTTTATAACTACTCCCAAGCAAACCCTCTCAAGTACTTATATTCGTTTTACTCTTTACTGGACCTTCGGTATGGGTTCTCTTATTCCAAACCCGGGACGGTGTTTTACGAGTGACAATATAGCCGGTGCGTCGCCTGAAATTGTGCAAGCTGTCGTCGCTGCAGCCACTGGACATGTTCCGCCGTATGGAAACGATGGCATTACAGGCGCCGCTCGTCAAAGGCTGCAGGAGATATTCGAAGGAGAACTCGACGTATTCCCAGTTTCGAGTGGAACAGCCGCAAACTGCATCGGCTTGGCCTCGCTTGTCAAGCCATGGGGCAGTATTCTCTGTCACCCGGATAGCCACATCAACAACGACGAGTGCGGTGCTCCAGAAGCTTTC encodes:
- a CDS encoding Threonyl/alanyl tRNA synthetase, translated to MDRFGHTEAVYHRDETQHVMETTVLASIPYADWDNSINKVFKDASDGLFLVITNSTIFYAKGGGQPSDTGTMTSRDQSSIFTVTSVQKLPSGTIMHLGTYSGAPFEEQTLVTQEINKDARKLHSQIHDAGHVLASAIRRLGIPDLREVKAQHYPGTAFVDFQGIIPGDRKEEIEQLANQIVNDDRSINVHWWSREELEAKSWTMPEDSDGQGGLVRAVEIDGEGAYMCGGTHVRSTALVGKIRVRKVKRQQGISRVSYELV